A region of Streptomyces sp. NBC_01750 DNA encodes the following proteins:
- a CDS encoding SCO2584 family spore wall biosynthesis protein: protein MPDDVGGKPFPDGWEPDDDRGGADEDFATVVFDEDFVRAAEIHEPTAVERLLAAAQARAEAEAARGGYGGGAADDEFYDDGYGPGGEYGRERAYDDDDEAADGEHGPYGRHGGALRPYRGSARWHRPVAWILALLMGIGMVALAFTAVYRGAAGNRQDRVPAPATTGVDSTPSSGSATGRVTGPSASAEYTGPPVSAVPRTP from the coding sequence GTGCCGGACGACGTGGGGGGCAAGCCGTTCCCGGACGGCTGGGAGCCCGACGACGACCGCGGGGGCGCGGACGAGGACTTCGCCACCGTGGTGTTCGACGAGGACTTCGTACGGGCCGCCGAGATCCATGAACCGACCGCCGTCGAGCGACTCCTGGCCGCCGCGCAGGCGCGTGCCGAGGCCGAGGCCGCACGTGGCGGATACGGCGGTGGAGCGGCCGACGACGAGTTCTACGACGACGGCTACGGCCCAGGCGGCGAATACGGCCGCGAACGCGCGTACGACGACGATGACGAGGCCGCCGACGGCGAGCACGGGCCCTACGGACGGCACGGTGGCGCCCTGCGCCCCTACCGCGGCAGCGCCCGCTGGCACCGCCCGGTGGCCTGGATCCTGGCCTTGCTGATGGGTATCGGGATGGTCGCCCTCGCCTTCACCGCGGTGTACCGAGGGGCCGCCGGCAATCGCCAGGACCGGGTGCCGGCGCCCGCCACGACCGGCGTCGACTCCACACCCTCGAGCGGCTCCGCCACCGGCCGGGTCACAGGACCTTCCGCCTCCGCGGAGTACACGGGGCCGCCGGTTTCCGCCGTTCCACGCACCCCCTGA
- the nadD gene encoding nicotinate-nucleotide adenylyltransferase has translation MGEQEVPTGSGSGKRRIGVMGGTFDPIHHGHLVAASEVAALFHLDEVVFVPTGQPWQKSHKAVSPAEDRYLMTVIATASNPQFSVSRIDIDRGGPTYTNDTLRDLRALNSNADLFFITGADALSQILGWRDAEELFSLAHFIGVTRPGHDLTDDGLPEGGVSLVEVPALAISSTDCRARVANGDPVWYLVPDGVVRYIDKRQLYRGE, from the coding sequence ATGGGAGAGCAGGAAGTGCCTACCGGTTCCGGTTCCGGGAAGCGCCGAATCGGCGTGATGGGCGGGACGTTCGACCCGATCCACCATGGACACCTGGTGGCCGCCAGTGAGGTGGCCGCCCTGTTCCACCTCGACGAGGTGGTGTTCGTACCGACCGGGCAGCCGTGGCAGAAGAGCCACAAGGCGGTGTCCCCGGCCGAGGACCGCTATCTGATGACGGTCATCGCCACGGCGTCCAACCCGCAGTTCTCGGTGAGCCGCATCGACATCGACCGCGGCGGGCCGACTTACACGAACGATACGCTGCGGGACTTGCGCGCCCTCAACAGCAACGCGGATCTTTTCTTCATCACGGGAGCCGACGCGCTCTCGCAGATCCTCGGCTGGCGGGACGCGGAAGAACTGTTCTCACTCGCCCATTTCATCGGTGTGACCCGTCCGGGTCACGACCTGACGGACGACGGGCTGCCCGAGGGCGGTGTCTCTCTGGTGGAGGTTCCGGCGCTGGCCATCTCGTCGACCGACTGCCGGGCTAGGGTCGCCAACGGGGACCCGGTCTGGTACCTGGTGCCGGACGGTGTGGTGCGCTACATCGACAAGCGCCAGTTGTACCGCGGCGAGTGA
- a CDS encoding SCO2583 family membrane protein: protein MAGRGDPPEGTPEGLPGGGEDEYRSVVFDESFVRAARLQEFSAQERMGEHARAVRSLPAWGRRRGARQVLMLILLVAMAFGTAIYLGVRHPYEVPQAKDAAPLRITMIPLSPQGPVPGDTPADLYAHSPAAQFRVGASGITLPGARRTKNFSEDQVLTALTTAKDYLVESSLDPDVLTGGAVRPVRLLLDPAQLEQFDQSISSPAGDGRHAATGWLVRYDPAKVALADPHVRVQGTLTVAEAGPDALEVTSDHTFAYALRPVGVSGPRANEASLFTVRRELHFRFDREDLRQHRVELLVSYVQAGPQACSADASGTLRPLLAGQRASADGPAGTDPYATGQATAALCGALAPRAQPLP from the coding sequence ATGGCTGGGCGCGGAGACCCGCCTGAGGGGACACCCGAGGGACTCCCCGGCGGTGGTGAGGACGAGTACCGATCCGTCGTCTTCGACGAATCGTTCGTCCGGGCTGCCCGGCTGCAGGAATTCTCCGCGCAGGAGCGGATGGGCGAGCACGCGCGGGCCGTGCGCAGCCTCCCCGCCTGGGGCCGCAGACGCGGCGCGAGGCAGGTCCTGATGCTCATCCTGCTGGTCGCGATGGCCTTCGGAACCGCGATCTACCTCGGCGTCCGCCACCCCTACGAGGTTCCGCAGGCCAAAGACGCGGCACCGCTGCGCATCACGATGATCCCGCTCTCGCCGCAGGGCCCGGTCCCGGGCGACACCCCCGCCGATCTCTATGCGCACAGCCCCGCCGCGCAGTTCCGCGTCGGCGCGTCGGGCATCACACTTCCCGGCGCCCGGCGCACCAAGAACTTCTCGGAGGACCAGGTACTGACCGCGCTGACCACGGCCAAGGACTACCTCGTCGAGTCCTCGCTCGACCCCGATGTGCTTACCGGCGGTGCAGTGCGGCCCGTGCGGCTGCTGCTCGACCCGGCCCAGCTGGAGCAGTTCGACCAGAGCATCTCCTCCCCGGCCGGCGACGGCCGCCATGCCGCCACCGGCTGGCTGGTGCGCTACGACCCCGCGAAGGTCGCGCTGGCCGACCCCCATGTGCGCGTGCAGGGCACGCTGACCGTCGCCGAGGCGGGGCCCGACGCCCTGGAGGTGACGTCGGACCACACCTTCGCCTATGCCCTGCGGCCGGTCGGTGTGAGCGGCCCACGGGCGAACGAGGCCTCGTTGTTCACCGTCCGCCGTGAACTGCACTTCCGCTTCGACCGCGAGGACCTGCGCCAGCACCGGGTCGAGCTGCTGGTCAGCTATGTCCAGGCCGGACCGCAGGCCTGCTCCGCCGACGCGTCCGGCACCCTGCGCCCGCTGCTCGCCGGCCAGCGGGCGAGTGCGGACGGTCCGGCGGGCACCGATCCGTATGCGACGGGCCAGGCCACCGCGGCGCTCTGCGGGGCGCTGGCGCCCCGGGCTCAGCCCTTGCCCTGA
- a CDS encoding M48 family metallopeptidase: MAESNHESVPSRQRKRFPGISSRAYEHPADRSALVALRKLSGFDTVFKALSGLLPERSLRLLFLSDSVRVSDAQFMHLNSMLRDACYILDLEKVPAMYVTQDPRPNAMCIGLDEPIIVVTTGLVELLDEEEMRAVVGHEVGHALSGHSVYRTILLFLTGLALKIAWIPLGNVAIMAIVTALREWFRKSELSADRAGLLVGQDLQASMRGLMKIAGGNHLHEMNVDAFLQQAEEYEAGGDLRDSVLKILNLLPRSHPFTTVRAAELKKWAASRDYQRIMDGHYPRRTEDGDTSVSDSFRQSASHYADTVRTSKDPLIKLVGDIAGGAGDLGGKLRDKFTGGGSSASGGSSGGSDGGKDSGPANDGDSGESGQSGQGKG; encoded by the coding sequence ATGGCCGAAAGCAATCACGAGAGTGTTCCGAGCAGGCAGCGCAAGCGCTTCCCGGGCATCTCCTCACGGGCGTACGAACATCCAGCGGACCGCTCGGCGTTGGTCGCCCTGCGCAAGCTCAGCGGCTTCGACACCGTCTTCAAGGCGCTCAGCGGACTGCTGCCCGAGCGCAGCCTGCGGCTGCTCTTCCTCTCCGACTCTGTGCGAGTGAGCGACGCGCAGTTCATGCACCTCAACAGCATGCTGCGGGACGCCTGTTACATCCTGGATCTGGAGAAGGTCCCGGCGATGTACGTCACGCAGGACCCGCGGCCCAATGCCATGTGCATCGGCCTGGACGAGCCGATCATCGTGGTCACCACCGGCCTGGTGGAGCTCCTCGACGAGGAGGAGATGCGGGCGGTCGTCGGACACGAGGTGGGCCACGCCCTCTCCGGCCACTCCGTCTACCGCACGATCCTGCTGTTCCTCACCGGTCTGGCGCTGAAGATCGCCTGGATCCCGCTCGGCAACGTCGCGATCATGGCGATCGTCACCGCGCTGCGCGAGTGGTTCCGCAAGTCGGAGCTCTCGGCGGACCGCGCCGGGCTGCTGGTCGGCCAGGACCTGCAGGCGTCGATGCGCGGCCTGATGAAGATCGCCGGGGGCAATCATCTGCACGAGATGAATGTCGACGCGTTCCTGCAGCAGGCCGAGGAGTACGAGGCGGGCGGCGATCTGCGCGACTCCGTGCTGAAGATTCTGAATCTGCTCCCCCGCTCGCACCCGTTCACCACGGTGCGCGCCGCCGAGCTGAAGAAGTGGGCCGCGAGCCGCGACTACCAGCGGATCATGGACGGTCACTACCCGCGGCGCACGGAGGACGGTGACACCTCGGTGTCGGACTCCTTCCGCCAGTCCGCCTCGCACTACGCCGACACGGTCCGCACCAGCAAGGATCCCCTGATAAAGCTGGTCGGTGACATAGCCGGCGGCGCGGGCGACCTGGGCGGCAAGCTACGGGACAAGTTCACGGGCGGAGGCAGCAGCGCCAGTGGTGGGAGCTCCGGCGGGAGCGACGGCGGCAAGGACAGCGGTCCTGCGAACGACGGCGACAGCGGTGAGAGCGGCCAGAGCGGTCAGGGCAAGGGCTGA
- a CDS encoding MFS transporter, producing the protein MTTTSAETPLLSKAPGTDNGPRLLLAIVLAAQFMALLDTFIVNVAAPTIRGELGASGAGLQLVIAGYTISYAVLLITGARLGDLLGHRRAYLGGLLLFTAASLACGLAAGTGQLIAFRLVQGAGAALLIPQVLSLIQRHFTGEGRVRALGAYSAVLATGAAAGQVVGGVLVSADLFGASWRPIFLVNVPIGLALLVLGARVLPKDRREEPERGRGLDLPGLVLLAAAVSLFTVPLVLGQEQDWPAWSWLSIAASAVFFGLFLAYESGLARRGGAPLIAPRVMGIPGMGRAVLRITLVMAVNAGFLFTLTLHVQGGLGHSAVRAGLMFAPTALVFGAIGLTWRRWSAGLQKVLVPGGFVLTGLASAAVGVVLRDGGDGGPWLYLAFVAVGAGLALAYSPTLTGALATVRQEDAADASGLLVTVTQLGQVIGVAAFGTLFLNRQTVPGAQGSAHALWVSALALAAASIFGAVAGLVPKRR; encoded by the coding sequence ATGACGACGACCTCTGCGGAAACCCCACTGCTCAGTAAAGCCCCCGGCACTGACAACGGACCACGACTGCTGCTCGCGATCGTGCTCGCCGCGCAGTTCATGGCGCTCCTCGACACCTTCATCGTCAATGTCGCCGCCCCCACCATCCGTGGCGAACTCGGTGCGTCCGGAGCGGGGTTGCAGCTGGTCATCGCCGGTTACACCATTTCGTACGCCGTCCTGCTGATCACCGGCGCCCGGCTCGGCGATCTGCTCGGACACCGACGGGCCTACCTGGGCGGTCTGTTGCTCTTCACCGCCGCCTCGCTCGCCTGCGGACTCGCGGCGGGCACCGGCCAGTTGATCGCCTTCCGGCTGGTCCAGGGTGCGGGCGCGGCGCTTCTGATACCGCAGGTACTCAGCCTGATCCAGCGGCACTTCACCGGCGAGGGGCGCGTGCGGGCGCTCGGCGCCTACTCCGCGGTCCTCGCCACCGGGGCCGCCGCCGGGCAGGTCGTGGGCGGTGTGCTGGTCAGCGCGGACCTCTTCGGTGCGAGCTGGCGCCCGATCTTTCTGGTGAACGTCCCGATCGGTCTCGCTCTGCTGGTGCTGGGTGCGCGGGTGCTGCCGAAGGACCGGCGCGAGGAGCCCGAGCGCGGTCGCGGACTCGATCTGCCCGGCCTGGTGCTGCTCGCCGCCGCGGTGTCGCTGTTCACCGTGCCGCTGGTGCTCGGGCAGGAGCAGGACTGGCCCGCCTGGTCGTGGCTCTCGATTGCGGCGTCGGCGGTGTTCTTCGGCCTTTTTCTGGCGTACGAGTCGGGGCTGGCCCGACGCGGCGGCGCCCCGCTGATCGCGCCGCGTGTGATGGGTATCCCGGGTATGGGCCGTGCGGTGTTGCGGATCACTCTGGTGATGGCGGTGAACGCGGGCTTCCTCTTCACGCTCACCCTTCATGTCCAGGGCGGTCTCGGCCACAGTGCGGTGCGCGCCGGGCTGATGTTCGCGCCGACCGCCCTGGTCTTCGGAGCGATCGGGCTGACCTGGCGGCGCTGGTCCGCCGGCCTGCAAAAGGTTCTGGTCCCGGGCGGGTTCGTACTGACCGGTCTGGCGTCCGCCGCGGTAGGCGTGGTGCTGCGCGACGGTGGCGACGGCGGCCCGTGGCTGTATCTCGCATTCGTGGCCGTGGGCGCCGGTCTCGCGCTCGCCTACAGCCCCACGCTGACCGGCGCGCTGGCGACCGTACGCCAGGAGGACGCGGCCGATGCCAGCGGTCTGCTCGTGACCGTCACCCAGCTCGGCCAGGTGATCGGCGTCGCCGCATTCGGCACACTCTTCCTGAATCGGCAGACAGTTCCCGGGGCGCAGGGGTCCGCCCATGCGCTGTGGGTGAGTGCGCTGGCGCTCGCAGCCGCGTCGATCTTTGGCGCGGTGGCCGGTCTCGTACCCAAACGCCGCTGA
- a CDS encoding histidine phosphatase family protein, translating into MSGKDTSERATGRRVVLWRHGQTAWNLERRFQGSTDIALTGTGVAQARRSARLLASLRPDVIIASDLKRAAATAGELAELTGLDISYDAALRETYAGAWQGLTHDEIVARYGEQYAAWKRGEPVRRGGGELETEVADRAAPVVLHHAEKLPEDGTLVVVSHGGTIRTTIGRLLGLESHHWESLGGLSNCCWSVLGEGARGWRLLEHNAGTLPEPVLGDDD; encoded by the coding sequence CTGAGCGGAAAAGACACCAGCGAGCGCGCCACGGGACGCCGCGTCGTCCTGTGGCGGCACGGCCAGACCGCCTGGAACCTGGAGCGCCGCTTCCAGGGCTCCACGGACATCGCGCTGACCGGGACCGGCGTGGCCCAGGCGCGCCGCTCCGCGCGGCTCCTCGCCTCGCTGAGGCCTGACGTGATCATCGCCTCCGACCTCAAGCGGGCGGCGGCCACGGCCGGCGAGCTGGCCGAGCTCACCGGGCTCGACATCTCGTACGACGCCGCCCTGCGCGAGACCTACGCCGGTGCCTGGCAGGGGCTGACGCACGACGAGATCGTCGCGCGGTACGGCGAGCAGTACGCCGCATGGAAGCGCGGCGAGCCCGTGCGCCGCGGTGGCGGTGAGCTCGAGACCGAGGTCGCCGACCGGGCCGCTCCCGTGGTGCTGCACCACGCCGAGAAGCTCCCCGAGGACGGCACGCTCGTCGTGGTCAGCCACGGCGGCACGATCCGCACCACGATCGGTCGGCTGCTGGGCCTGGAGTCCCACCACTGGGAGAGCCTCGGCGGACTTTCCAACTGCTGCTGGTCGGTGCTCGGCGAGGGCGCGCGTGGCTGGCGGCTCCTTGAGCACAACGCCGGCACGCTGCCGGAACCGGTCCTCGGCGACGACGACTGA
- the rsfS gene encoding ribosome silencing factor yields MTATDRSIELVNAAAQAAADRLAHDIIAYDVSDVLSITDAFLLASAPNDRQVKSIVDEIEERLNKELGAKPVRREGDRDARWILLDYVDIVVHVQHSEERVFYALERLWKDCPELPLPEDALKTRGKAEEHAKLAGDPDGELS; encoded by the coding sequence GTGACCGCCACGGATCGCTCCATCGAGCTCGTCAACGCTGCCGCCCAGGCAGCCGCCGACCGGCTCGCGCACGACATCATCGCGTACGACGTCAGCGATGTGCTGTCGATCACCGACGCCTTCCTGCTCGCCTCCGCGCCCAACGACCGCCAGGTCAAGTCGATCGTCGACGAGATCGAGGAGCGGCTGAACAAGGAGCTCGGCGCCAAGCCGGTGCGCCGCGAGGGCGACCGCGACGCCCGCTGGATCCTCCTCGACTACGTCGACATCGTCGTGCACGTCCAGCACAGCGAGGAGCGCGTCTTCTACGCCCTGGAGCGGCTGTGGAAGGACTGCCCCGAGCTGCCTCTCCCCGAGGACGCCCTGAAGACCCGCGGCAAGGCCGAGGAGCACGCGAAGCTCGCCGGTGACCCGGACGGTGAGCTGAGCTGA
- a CDS encoding helix-turn-helix transcriptional regulator, translating into MTATTNTAGAAANHANHHRRRPELAAFLRSRRARVTPADVGMPPGLRRRTPGLRREEVAQLSGVGVTWYTWLEQGRPINASAQVLDAVARTLRLDQPEREHLYHLAEVPYATDHRQAAAEHVGPEIQGIIDALDPRPAVVYNARYDVLATNPAYRELFALSRPEHFGIRNVLWTLFTVPEPSCPLVFREAELPLMVAQLRGAYGRHVGEPAWELFVHRLSSASEYFAELWESGNVVPPGPRVKVFRHAAVGEVRMTSVSLSINGMPECRIVAYSPNDEESSRRMGALRELRD; encoded by the coding sequence ATGACCGCGACGACGAACACCGCAGGCGCGGCGGCGAACCACGCGAACCATCATCGCCGCAGACCCGAGCTGGCCGCGTTTCTGCGCAGCCGCCGGGCGCGGGTGACACCCGCCGATGTGGGTATGCCGCCCGGCCTGCGCCGTCGTACGCCGGGGCTGCGCCGCGAGGAGGTCGCCCAGCTCTCCGGCGTGGGTGTCACCTGGTACACGTGGCTGGAGCAGGGCCGCCCGATCAATGCCTCGGCACAGGTCCTGGACGCCGTGGCGCGTACGCTCCGGCTCGACCAGCCCGAGCGGGAGCATCTGTACCACCTGGCGGAGGTGCCCTACGCAACCGACCACCGGCAGGCGGCCGCGGAGCACGTCGGCCCGGAGATCCAGGGCATTATCGACGCCCTCGACCCGCGTCCAGCCGTGGTCTACAACGCGCGGTACGACGTCCTGGCCACCAACCCCGCCTACCGCGAGCTGTTCGCGCTCTCACGCCCGGAGCACTTCGGCATACGCAATGTGCTGTGGACGCTCTTCACGGTGCCCGAGCCGTCCTGCCCACTGGTCTTCCGGGAGGCGGAGCTGCCGCTGATGGTGGCGCAGCTGCGCGGTGCGTACGGGCGTCATGTGGGTGAGCCGGCCTGGGAGTTGTTCGTCCACCGGCTCTCGTCGGCGAGTGAGTACTTCGCCGAGCTGTGGGAGAGCGGGAATGTAGTCCCGCCGGGGCCGCGGGTGAAGGTCTTCCGGCATGCCGCCGTCGGCGAGGTGCGGATGACCTCGGTATCGCTGTCGATCAACGGAATGCCGGAATGCCGGATCGTCGCCTACAGCCCGAACGACGAGGAGAGCAGCCGCCGGATGGGCGCGCTGCGTGAGCTGCGGGACTGA
- a CDS encoding NADH-quinone oxidoreductase subunit NuoF family protein — translation MNTPLPDVPEVRVVGLPQLTQGFDLVERLDLPMHLKVHGPLEPMTGERLAQLADDISLRGRGGAGFPFGQKLRAVAKSAIRRGVRPVVVVNGSEGEPACRKDTVLLNRAPHLILDGALIAAEALGARTLVIAVTRNSTEVSIRAALAERGLSDRRGQQLRARVVRTPERMVSGEASSVIRAVNGGPALPPGRRERASDTGVGGAPTLLSNAETFAQLAIGARIGARRYSHTGLETEPGTVMLTISGAVARPMVVEVPTGVPLRYVLQLAGAPPLPQGVLTGGYHGNWIDAMAVNEALVSRESLASLGGALGAGAILPIGPETCPLGEALRVANWLAAETAGQCGPCKLGLPAAAGGLSDVMNGGGPAALEALREVTQAVKGRGACKHPDGSARFFASTLSAFTDDLAAHVLHGGCGRETTGVLPLPLPGYEEAEESIPSGEKVFIDWTLCQGHGLCADIIPELIRLNPDGFPSVADAVVPMHLKGATQRAVRRCPALAMRIEQMPSERGGPAPSGRRELPSSNRKALGSGRG, via the coding sequence GTGAACACCCCCCTCCCCGATGTCCCCGAGGTTCGCGTCGTCGGCCTTCCCCAGCTGACGCAAGGGTTCGACCTTGTCGAGCGACTCGACCTCCCCATGCATCTCAAGGTGCACGGCCCGCTCGAACCGATGACCGGCGAGCGGCTCGCGCAGCTCGCCGACGACATATCCCTGCGTGGCCGTGGCGGCGCAGGCTTCCCCTTCGGACAGAAGCTCCGCGCCGTCGCCAAGTCCGCCATCAGACGCGGGGTACGGCCCGTCGTCGTGGTGAACGGCAGCGAGGGCGAGCCCGCCTGCCGCAAGGACACCGTGCTGCTCAACCGCGCGCCCCATCTGATCCTGGACGGCGCCCTGATCGCCGCCGAAGCGCTCGGTGCGCGCACGCTGGTCATCGCGGTCACCCGCAACTCGACTGAGGTCTCCATCCGCGCCGCCCTGGCCGAGCGCGGACTCTCCGACCGGCGCGGGCAGCAGCTGCGCGCGCGGGTCGTACGCACCCCCGAGCGCATGGTCTCCGGCGAGGCCTCCTCCGTCATCCGGGCCGTGAACGGCGGCCCCGCGCTGCCGCCCGGCCGCCGTGAGCGCGCTTCCGACACCGGCGTCGGCGGTGCCCCGACCCTGCTGTCCAACGCCGAGACATTCGCGCAGCTCGCCATCGGCGCCCGTATCGGCGCCCGCCGCTACAGCCATACCGGCCTGGAGACCGAGCCCGGCACCGTCATGCTGACGATCTCCGGGGCGGTCGCGCGCCCGATGGTCGTCGAGGTGCCCACGGGCGTGCCGCTGCGGTACGTACTGCAGCTCGCGGGCGCCCCGCCGCTCCCCCAGGGCGTGCTCACCGGCGGCTACCACGGCAACTGGATCGACGCGATGGCCGTCAACGAAGCGCTCGTCTCGCGCGAATCGCTGGCCTCCCTGGGCGGCGCGCTGGGGGCCGGCGCGATCCTGCCGATCGGCCCCGAGACCTGCCCGCTGGGCGAGGCGCTGCGGGTGGCCAACTGGCTCGCCGCCGAGACGGCCGGCCAGTGCGGTCCCTGCAAGCTCGGCCTGCCCGCGGCGGCCGGCGGCCTGTCCGACGTCATGAACGGCGGCGGCCCGGCCGCCCTGGAGGCGCTGCGCGAGGTGACCCAGGCCGTGAAGGGCCGGGGGGCGTGCAAGCACCCCGACGGCTCGGCGCGCTTCTTCGCCTCGACCCTGTCCGCCTTCACGGACGACCTCGCCGCCCATGTGCTCCACGGCGGCTGCGGACGCGAGACGACCGGCGTGCTGCCGCTGCCGCTGCCCGGTTACGAGGAGGCGGAAGAGTCGATTCCGAGCGGTGAGAAGGTCTTCATCGACTGGACGCTCTGCCAGGGCCACGGGCTCTGCGCCGACATCATCCCGGAGCTGATCAGGCTGAACCCCGACGGCTTCCCGTCGGTGGCCGACGCGGTCGTCCCCATGCACCTCAAGGGAGCCACACAGCGCGCCGTGCGCCGCTGCCCCGCACTGGCGATGCGTATCGAACAGATGCCGTCCGAGCGGGGCGGCCCCGCGCCCTCGGGCCGTCGGGAGCTGCCCAGCAGCAACCGCAAGGCCCTTGGCAGCGGCCGGGGTTGA
- a CDS encoding LCP family protein, with amino-acid sequence MNDQQNPYDPYYQQPQIIGYDEYGQPVYQQPQQYDPYAQQQPQHPQQPQAPEQGQGQGYGYDPYAQQQPQAGQSRQYDSYYQQPQSPGQGQDQGYGYDGYGYDTGTQPAAVDTTQQWNIPQQQGPAEPRTQPQAPEPAAVPEQRRPAADRDYRTEQFSFIEEPDEDSEDVIDWLKFTESRSERREEAKRRGRNRVVALVVALALVVVGGVGYLWYAGKLPGLSDADKKSSTATGPQKRDVIVVHLHNTKKKGTSTALLVDNATTKQGTTVLLPNSLAVANDDGTATTLGKSVEDDGSTGTREAVGTLLGAKITGTWRLDTPFLENLVELVGTIDLTTDTEVPGAKKGEAPLVKKGENQTLNGRMAVAYATYLGPGEAEAKQLQRFGQVMQGVLRKFPDDPKAATVTVETLAQILDPSLRESDLGASLAKLAEHAKGGDYKTAVLPVQQDGTLTEQTANSVVKDVLGGTVTAPEKGAAIRVGVKNATGTTAATEFARIALVNGGYAVLDGGKAADTVTSSQVTYGDAAQKAKAVEVAKTLGLPVSAVQKGKTVTNADVSVVLGKDFKLQ; translated from the coding sequence GTGAACGACCAGCAGAATCCGTACGACCCGTACTACCAGCAGCCGCAGATCATCGGCTACGACGAGTACGGACAGCCGGTGTATCAGCAGCCCCAGCAGTACGACCCCTACGCGCAGCAGCAGCCCCAGCACCCTCAGCAACCGCAGGCTCCCGAGCAGGGCCAGGGGCAGGGGTACGGCTACGACCCGTACGCGCAGCAGCAACCGCAGGCCGGGCAGTCCCGGCAGTACGACTCGTACTACCAGCAGCCGCAGTCCCCCGGGCAGGGCCAGGACCAGGGATACGGCTACGACGGGTATGGCTATGACACGGGCACGCAGCCCGCGGCGGTCGACACCACCCAGCAGTGGAACATCCCGCAGCAGCAGGGTCCGGCCGAGCCGCGGACGCAGCCGCAGGCGCCCGAACCGGCCGCCGTGCCGGAGCAGCGCCGCCCCGCCGCCGACCGCGACTACCGGACCGAGCAGTTCTCCTTCATCGAGGAGCCCGACGAGGACTCCGAAGACGTCATCGACTGGCTGAAGTTCACCGAGAGCCGCTCCGAGCGGCGCGAGGAGGCCAAGCGCCGCGGCCGCAACCGCGTTGTCGCGCTCGTCGTCGCGCTGGCGCTGGTCGTGGTGGGCGGCGTTGGCTACCTCTGGTACGCGGGCAAGTTGCCCGGCCTGTCGGACGCGGACAAGAAGAGCAGCACGGCGACCGGACCGCAGAAGCGGGACGTGATCGTGGTGCATCTGCACAACACCAAGAAGAAGGGCACCTCCACCGCCCTCCTCGTCGACAACGCCACCACCAAGCAGGGCACCACCGTCCTGCTTCCCAACTCGCTCGCCGTCGCCAACGACGACGGCACCGCCACCACGCTCGGCAAGTCCGTCGAGGACGACGGCTCGACGGGTACCCGTGAGGCGGTCGGCACCCTCCTCGGCGCCAAGATCACCGGCACCTGGCGGCTCGACACCCCGTTCCTGGAGAATCTGGTCGAGCTGGTCGGCACCATCGACCTGACCACGGACACCGAGGTGCCCGGCGCGAAGAAGGGCGAGGCGCCGCTGGTGAAGAAGGGCGAGAACCAGACCCTGAACGGGCGGATGGCCGTCGCGTACGCCACCTACCTCGGGCCCGGCGAGGCCGAGGCGAAGCAGCTGCAGCGCTTCGGCCAGGTCATGCAGGGTGTCCTGCGGAAGTTCCCCGACGACCCGAAGGCGGCGACCGTCACCGTCGAGACGCTGGCGCAGATCCTCGACCCGTCACTGCGCGAGAGCGACCTGGGCGCCTCGCTGGCGAAGCTCGCCGAGCACGCAAAGGGCGGCGACTACAAAACAGCAGTGCTTCCGGTCCAGCAGGACGGCACGCTCACCGAACAGACCGCCAACAGTGTCGTCAAGGACGTCCTGGGCGGCACGGTCACCGCACCGGAGAAGGGCGCGGCCATCCGCGTGGGCGTCAAGAACGCCACCGGGACCACGGCGGCCACCGAATTCGCCCGGATCGCCCTGGTCAACGGCGGCTACGCCGTCCTCGACGGCGGCAAGGCCGCCGACACCGTCACGTCGTCGCAGGTCACCTACGGAGACGCGGCGCAGAAGGCAAAGGCGGTCGAGGTCGCCAAGACCCTGGGTCTGCCGGTGAGCGCGGTCCAGAAGGGCAAAACCGTCACCAACGCCGATGTCTCGGTCGTCCTCGGCAAGGACTTCAAGCTCCAATGA